In Janibacter alkaliphilus, the following proteins share a genomic window:
- a CDS encoding type II toxin-antitoxin system Phd/YefM family antitoxin, whose amino-acid sequence MEADAVVNIHEAKTHLSRLLERVRSGQRITIARAGVPIADLVPHQERSVVYGELDLDYDDDDLRDSDDEVSRLLGSR is encoded by the coding sequence ATGGAGGCCGATGCCGTCGTCAACATCCACGAGGCCAAGACGCACCTGTCGCGGCTGCTGGAGCGGGTCCGGTCGGGCCAGCGCATCACCATCGCGCGCGCGGGCGTCCCCATCGCCGATCTCGTGCCGCACCAGGAGCGCAGCGTCGTCTACGGCGAGCTCGACCTGGACTACGACGATGACGACCTGCGGGACTCGGACGACGAGGTGTCCAGGCTGCTGGGGTCGCGGTGA
- a CDS encoding PIN domain-containing protein — translation MTRILLDTHVLLWVLTDDSRLGSGARRGIDGATAVLASAASLWELSIKHSIGKFPDPAPLLPAIERSGPVLLPVSPEHALGVRDSPLEHRDPFDRLLLAQAEAEGAVLLTADEQILRAGASRVMDARA, via the coding sequence GTGACCCGCATCCTGCTGGACACCCACGTCCTGCTCTGGGTCCTCACCGACGACTCCCGGCTCGGGTCCGGTGCCCGGCGAGGCATCGACGGTGCGACCGCCGTGCTGGCCTCGGCCGCCAGCCTGTGGGAGCTGTCGATCAAGCACTCGATCGGGAAGTTCCCCGACCCCGCTCCGCTGCTGCCCGCGATCGAGAGGTCGGGTCCGGTGCTGCTGCCGGTGAGCCCGGAGCACGCCCTCGGCGTCCGCGACAGCCCCCTGGAGCATCGTGACCCCTTCGACCGGCTGCTGCTGGCGCAGGCGGAGGCTGAGGGGGCGGTGCTGCTGACGGCCGACGAGCAGATCCTCCGCGCGGGGGCCTCCCGGGTGATGGACGCCCGAGCGTGA